The following are encoded in a window of Oncorhynchus tshawytscha isolate Ot180627B unplaced genomic scaffold, Otsh_v2.0 Un_contig_3890_pilon_pilon, whole genome shotgun sequence genomic DNA:
- the LOC121844813 gene encoding replication factor C subunit 1-like produces the protein MDIRRFFVSSKPAAQKPSRDGTLNTEKEPTKKKKPTTKITSPKVEKKKKKDNDKKRKRRAVIESDSEEEVVEQKQKAQKPNPPLPPAPLPPAKKDPVQYVSETDSDSDNFLSLKKSQAKPQGNGVTKPGKARTGTKESHGSPETHPCSR, from the exons ATG GACATCAGGCGGTTCTTTGTATCAAGCAAACCCGCAGCACAGAAACCATCTCGGGATGGAACCCTCAACACAGAGAAGGAACCCACGAAGAAGAAGAAACCTACCACCAAG ATCACCAGCCCCAAggtggagaagaagaagaagaaggacaaTGATAAAAAGAGAAAGAGGCGTGCTGTCATTGAGTCAG actctgaggaggaggtagtggagcaGAAGCAGAAGGCCCAGAAACcaaaccctcctcttcctccggctcctcttcctcctgccaaGAAAGACCCGGTGCAGTACGTCtctgagacag aTTCAGACAGCGATAACTTCCTGTCTCTGAAGAAGTCCCAGGCTAAGCCCCAGGGTAATGGAGTGACCAAACCAGGGAAGGCCCGCACCGGGACCAAAGAGAGCCACGGGTCCCCCGAAACCCACCCTTGCTCCCGC